The DNA segment cgctgatcctgtgaggctgagtaagctacctgtagacttgattaggaagcgtggggccgaggagttcaaggccatagtaactgatgatgccgaaagggtcgagttctggcttgataacaccattcgggtgttcgatgaattgtcatgcacacccgatgaatgtctaaaatgtgctgtatctttgttgcgagactcagcctactattggtggaggaccttgatttccatagtcccgaacgagcgagtaacttgggacttctttcaaacggaattccggaagaaatttattagccaacggttcattgaccagaagcgtaaggagttcttggaactcaagcaaggccgtatgactgtatctgaatacgaacatgaattcgtaagacttagtaggtatgcccgggagtgcgtagctgatgaggttgctatgtgcaaaagatttgaggaaggattgaacgaagatttaaagctactaatgggtattctggaaataaaggaattcgtaacactagtcgaacgagcctgcaaggcggaggaacttggaaaggagaagaggaaggctgaatttgaagctagagattatcgtaaaagatcgacgggtaaagctccgttctcagctgtgaagaagttcagggaggacattaataagtcgagggcgactgcgggaatttccatcagggcaagaccatcgatgggctcccgagctacttcggtagctagtgtgggcaataatcgtcacgagaaacctgaatgtccccaatgtggaagacgacacctaggtgaatgttggggcaagtctactaacagggcctgttacggatgtggttcgaaggaccacttcattagagattgcacggagctggatgagaagaataagattcaaggtgcaagacctagtggagtgacatctagaggtagaccaccgagaatttttggaggcaggggtggtagtcagaggggggcttttGATACgaccgatcgcgccgagaaccgtgctcctgctagagcatatgccattcgcgcacgagaggaggcatcctcccccgacgtcatcactggtaccttcactctctttgatactaatgtgattgcattgattgaccctggttctactcattcatatgtatgcgaaaccttagcaaccagtaagactctacctgttgagtctactgagctcgtaattcgagtatcaaaccctttgggccaatgcgtacttgttgataaagtgtgtaagagatgccctctaataatccgagaatcctgttttccggccgatttgatgcttttgccgttcgacgagtttgatgttattcttggtttggattggttaaccgcgcatgatgcggttgtgaattgcaaaaataagactatcgatttgaggtgcgcgaatgacgaaataatccgagttgagtctgcggacttaagggggttgccagctgtaatatcagcaatgttggcccagaaatatgtaaggaaagggtgcgaagcatacctcgcgtatgtacttgatgacaaagagttagaaaagaaacccgagtcggtgccggtggtttgtgaatacccggatgtttttcctgaagagttaccgggtttgccacctgttcgggaagtagagtttggaattgagcttgtacctggaactacgccaatttcgatcgctccgtatcgtatggcactaactgagttaaaagagttgaaagctcagttgcaagaattgacggatagaggtttcgctcgaccgagtttctcaccttggggtgcaccagtattgttcgtgaaaaagaaggacggaaccatgaggttgtgcattgactatcgtcaactgaataaagtgacgataaagaataagtatccgttaccgcgtatagatgatctgttcgatcaattaaagggagcatcggtgttttcaaagatagatttgagatcgggttattatcagttgcggattcgagattcggacgtacccaaaactgctttcagaacgaggtacggtcactacgagttcttagtgatgccgtttgggctcactaatgcccctgcggtgtttatggatttgatgaatcggatcttcaggccgtatttggatcggtttgtagttgtgtttattgatgacatcttggtctattcaagagacgagaccgaacatgctgagcatctgaggcaagtgttgcaaattttgcgggataagcagttatatgctaagttcagtaagtgtgagttctggttaagagaggttagcttcttgggtcatgtggtatcagcatcgggtattcgagttgacccgagcaaaatttcagccatacttaactggaagcctccgagaaatgttaccgaagtccggagctttctagggctcgccggctattaccgacgatttgtcaaaggtttctcgatgatagccacaccaatgacgaagctacttcagaaggatgttaagttcgaatggacggagaaatgtcagaaaagcttcgatcaactgaaaactcatctgactgaagctccaattttggtgcaacccgaatcgggtaaagagtttgttgtttatagtgacgcatccctactcgggttgggttgcgtattgatgcaagaaggtcgagttgtggcctatgcgtcgagacaattgaagccacacgaaagaaattatccgacccatgatctcgaactagccgccattgtgtttgcattgaaaatatggcgacattatttgtttggtgagaagtgccatgtgttttcggatcacaaaagtctcaaatatttgatgactcaacgagacttgaatctgcgacaaagacgttggcttgagttgttgaaagattacgagcttgtcattgattaccacccgggaaaggctaatgtggttgcggacgccttaagccggaaatcactgtttgctttgcgagcgatgaatgtacacttgtctgtcctacctgacaatgtgttagtagctgaattaaaagccaaaccattattgactcatcaaattcgtgaagctcagaaagtcgatgatgaattggttgcaaaacgagctgagtgtgttccgaacaaggaatcggagtttcagattgatgatgatggttgtttgaggtttaaaagtcgtttgtgtgttccaaggaactcggaactcattccgatgattttgaacgaagcccattgtagccgaatgtcaattcacccggggagcacgaaaatgtacaacgacttgaaacgtcggttttggtggcatggtatgaagcgagacatctccgactttgtttcgagatgtttaatatgtcaacaagtgaaagcggaacatcaagtgccttcagggttacttcagccgatcatgatacccgagtggaaatgggaccgagtcacaatggactttgtgtccggactgccattgtccgcaagtaagaaggatgcgatttgggttgttgttgataggctgactaagtcggctcactttatccccgtgcgtacggatttttcattggataaactagccgagttgtatgtttctcagattgtgagattacatggagtacctatttctatcgtgtcggatagagatccgagattcacctcgcgattttggaagaaattgcaagaagctttgggtacccagctgcattttagcaccgcttttcatccccaaaccgatggtcaatccgagcggataattcagatactcgaggatatgctgagatgctgcatccttgagtttagtggttcatgggaacggtatgtacctttgattgaattcgcttacaacaatagttttcaatcaagtattaagatggcaccttacgaggctttgtacggtcgtaaatgccgtacaccatcgttttggaccgagctcggtgaaagtaaaattttcggagttgatttgattaaagatgccgaatagaaagtaaaagtaatccgtgaaagtttgaaggcagccacagatcgtcagaaatcgtatgcggatctgaaacggaaggacattgaatatcaggtgggagataaagtgttccttaaagtttcgccttggaaaaaggtacttaggtttggccgtaagggcaagttgagcccgagattcattgggccgtacgaaatctccgaacgagtggggccagttgcgtatagattgattttgccccctgagcttgaaaagattcacgatgtctttcatgtttcgatgcttcgacgctatcgatctgatccgtcgcatataattagcccatcagaggttgaaattcaagccgatatgagttatgaagaagaaccgatacgtatcctagctcgtgaggtgaaagagttgcgaaacaaaagggttccgttggttaaggtgttgtggcttaaacacgtgatcgaggaagcaacctgggaacccgagagctcgatgaaagaacaatacccaaacctatttaccggtaagattttcggggacgaaaatttcttaagtgagggagagttgtgacagcccaaaatttaccctagtcgggaagtggtttcgggaacacaagaccgagtcgtaaaaataattacttgctatattctatgcttattatgtgtgaacatgagtatgtggaagtttcactccctaattttaccaattgcatgagaaattattaattgggatcaatttgagacattgtaaaaatatgatagtctaattcaaatggtctattagtgcatgtaccaaaaagagtggttttgcatgtcaaattgcccaaaagatgatgggtggccggccaaggagtgatggtgctccacttattccaatttattatgttttgtttagttaacaaatgatgggattaataatagaaaagggaacaaaaaaaaaaggtgtcatacttgccatcacctagccgaaaaaccaagaaaaaaagaaggggagaaaggaacttgggagggattcggccattgcttgcctagggagagtgtttgatgttgtggcatgaaaaatgagggaggttgaatgcttaataaggagggaagaaggagtgttcatattttctttcttttgcaattgttctaactagaggaagaaggggaaacaagattcggccaaggtggtcctttagaccaaggtatgtttaatgttgtcttagagatgcatgcatgttttaaatagcccatgttcaaaccttgaaccttgttgataacatgagcgatcggtcatgagaaagtgttcaaggaaaggttgttgatgaaagaaattaatgtgttaagagattatatgaaacttattcatgtttatatatgttatatgcaacgaaaatggttgatgattttggaggtgattagcttgaatcggccacggtatatccataaacacgatctatgcttgttatgttactcatggttaaaacaattcggctaggacattcggccatggatggttgtatttctttgatgttgtttttgatgctttagggcattgagggttgattatagatgaggtgagtttcttgatttaaaatttgatggatgttaagctaattgggcaaccaaaggttcaatatttttgttatgaggtcatatgtgcatttcggccatggtccttgcttgaatatgagatttgtaatgtgattttcctaaattgtctatgaatttggttgttgatttcatggtaatggtatattgaatccatgagaatttagtaaggttgcattcggcaacttacttgaaattaaaaatcgatgtctaagcttaggtgatttcgatgatgatatatgtgtatatacataagtatatttagttgattcggctttggtagttgcatgagattattagccgaatatactaacatacatatacatgtgagattggattgtaaatatttagcaaggtggttaaactagttaaattattgatatagctcaaggagctaaaggaggtgaatcgagcaaaggcaaagaaaaggttatcgagtagccgagttggaaccgtcttacccaacacgaggtaagtcattaagcatgtagttggtattatttcaatggtcataatgttgtgtattgatgctgaatggaatgaataaatgtacatatatatatgcatgtacgtatgtgatgatgaaattgttgaatgaaataaaagaggtaagatgtaatgagttgttgatctcggcactaaacgtgcgggataaccatttatgaccatgagattggcgctaagtgcgcgggattaaattgtacagcactaagtgtgcgattcgactttgttgcactaagtgtgcgaaatgaatatgatgcactaagtgtgcgaattgaccatgcggcactaagtgtgcgagtctgactatgtagcactaagtgtgcgatttgattacgtggcactaagtgtgcgagttgattatatagcactgagtgtgcgggctcaatatacattcgtgaatcattatggacactatgtgtgcgacactattgagctgatcgcggacagcggatcgggtaagtgtcttgagtacatggctaatatgtgctatgcgtatacttggtgttgagctcggtaagttgaacctatgtgacaactatacttgaagtcacgtacataaaaatttatcgtaggatgggtggaaggccgttttgtggtttgattgtaacgaaaataaattgatttatgaaaatgcttcaatgtcctatggatgagtatatgaattgtgaatgcatgaattgatatgaaattgaatcggtaggttggaggaactatggcatggttcggtatggatggagtaaattgtctcattccattttgttcctcttgtgataatgttattgatgtatagtagagcattgcttatgacttactgagttataaactcacccggtgtttccttgtcacccattataggttgcttggactcatcaatttttgcggggtcgggccgtcatcgaagtcatcacaccggatagctagttttggtactttcttcttagtgtgcttagaagatcattttggcatgtataagctagtacgttgtgtttgaattatggcatgtaaactttaagccatgcgaaaatggcacgaatgttcgattgagttggatcgagggtaggcatgaaatggacctagttactttcgtaacagatgctggcagcagcagtgtcatgagattgaaaaatcactaaaaatagtaggagtggaattaattgatgaataaattatgtaatcgaagctcgatgagtctgttttcatgaggaagtaacgaaaagatcatatgggcagtatattaagagataatcagattttagtgggacagggccagaacggtttctggattccctgctccgactttggaaattcattataaattaaccagagataattaggggtcgtaccatatatgtgcagattcctctctgagtctagtttccatagaaacaaacggcaacagtattgaagccccgtgcagggagatatcccagtcgtaatgggcaaaggtcagtgtagtcgacccctgcaacttggggaactttgactaataaactgtactaattggccccaccaaaaattctagaaaaaaatacatagatgggcacatgagtctagtttctgggaaaaattacgaaactgattttcgagttacgaaactcaagatatgatttttaaaacgactactacacagattgggcagtgtctggaaaataaattttgtaagaggttaaagccagttaacacctcgtgttcgaccccgatgtcggtttcgggttcggggtgttacaaagcttCTATCTTTCTGCTTCTTGAAATTTGGTGATGGTGGTGGACTAGAAAATCCACGTTTCAATTTTTGTATGTCATGCACTCTACTATTTTCTTGAACTATCATATCCATTTTATGGGCCTTAGCCGTTATGACCACTAAACTCTGACATTTAGACGCCGCCACCAGGGTGCGAATTTCATCTCTTAAGCCCTATTCAAACTTCACACATAAGACTTTCTCAGTCTGAAACATATCTTTTATAGAGCAACTAAGTCTGATAAACTCTCGTTCGTATTCCATCACAGACATTAGTCATTTCTTGAGGTATAAAAACtcctctttcatttttttaacataCATCTAGTTCACATACCTTTCTCTAAATTTCTCTAGAGAATTCTAAGTCTATCAACTCCTCAAGGGTCACTCTTTTCAGCTTCTCCCACCATTGATACGTCTGCCCCTCTAACAAGGAGACTATACATAAGAGGTTGTTTGCTGACGTGCACTTTAATTCCTTAATTACTCTACAAATATGTGATAACTATTGCTCTACTATTGTGGGTTCATCACCCTTATCCCATAAGAATTCATTGGTGTCTCTTTTTTGTATCTCTCTCACATGATCACCCTTAGGTCCGGTTGCAGTTGGTACTAGAGGTGTAAGAGGTACTGGTCGTACCATTTCAGGCTGAGGTTGGGGTGTTTGGGCTCTCCCCATGAACTGGTCAAACGTCTGACTCATCATTGTGAAAAAGACATTGCGAAAACATTTCCAGCTGCATCTAGATCAAGTATAGGAGTCTACCTTTATGCCTGAAGTACATGGCTTTCAATCTCTTCACATGTTGCCTCTCTCGAATTTttaaacatattctttaatagCCACAACAAAACTTATATTATCTCAAATTACAATGACTAAACGAAAAATGTATCATGCATGGCAAGATGTGACTTAGCTTTTAGTTTTTCGAGAATCAATTCAAccttagctttgataccaaaaCTTGTATCACACCATACTCAGATCCGGTGATTAGGTCGGGTATGGGTGTTACACTAACTGATTCCTTACTGCATACAACGTTTTAAGGTTGAGAAAGCCATTGCAGTTGAATTGAAATTTAGTTAATTGTTACCTCAACAGCTGTGCTATAAAACGTCCTATTTCACTTGACTAAACTCCCCTACCCTCGATAATAAAATACAACGTATATAAAACTTATTCTAAACGCACCATATAACTAAAGCTTAAAACATAAAATGCAGTGTATAACCAATAGTAACAACAAAATTATAAACAGTCTATGAAAGGTTCTAGAACAAATTGTTTGTTTTGCTGAATATATGCAGTATTCTTGCCCCTCAGCCAACTTGCAAACAAATTCAAAGGGATttaaatttttagtattattaacttattttcaaattttatttttaatgggaTGAATTTATGATTTATCTCATATCAAGGATTATATTTTGAAGGAATTTTAAATAGATGTGTTCATGGGTTGTGTTCGAGTCAAGTTTAAGTATGATATTGATTTATTCTATGCTTGCTTAATTTTAATTCAGTGGTTTATACAAGTTCATTTTAgatatgtctatatatatatatacatatattttaaaattatacatatttcatttattaaaaaatataaaagtaactAAACTCTTTTTAATTTACTTGCATAATAGTATTATATGTTactgtaaatttaatttttatgaattataaatcaaataatatgaTACAAACTTAAAAAACGGATTAAATTGTGTTAAGTTTTAAATACTTGAgtccaaatttaatattttaaaaataaatttagtccaaatctaatatttttaaaataagtttaacttgatttaatatttttactcatactattataaatttagtaagaaatcaaattttaattccaAGGTATTCCACTGAGGCCAACTACCGTCACACAAAAAGGTCATTCTGTAAAATACTTGGAGTGATTAGATTAAAAGGCTACATGAACAAAGCAGAGTCACTAAAAAGATCCAGTTTAGATTAAGATATTTAGTTTTTGGTAAAACAACAGTGGAGGGGTTTTCACCAAAGAATCGCTTCTCAACTGAAATCTCGGCCACTATAGAGTTAGCCCCCAGCCTTGACATCTGGATGGCCTTTTAGTTCAGTGTATGTAGAAAGCAGATAGAGACAGGATAACCATTAAAAAGAGGGCAGCGATTTCATCCATGCACTTGGCAACAATTCTGTCGTTTCCCGAATGAAATTTGTTTGACAAAACAGATCCCCAtggaatttatatttgaaagcaACAGTAGCTAACGCTAGGCTTCATTCCTTTTTATTAGTTACCAATTTATGCATAAAGTTAGCTGAGATAGTGATAACTTTTGGCCTGGTGGCGTCTTTTGTGGACCGCTAATTATGTTTTCGGCTTTTCATggaatttctttcttcttttctggGATACAATTTTAAGTGGTTGATTTCCGACACCGAATAATAGCATTGATACTTCAACACATGAACAATCTCTTTCCATTTTTAAAGAGATGAACCCATTTATCCGAATGTCTTTATTTGTGAATCAATTCCAACCCTTTTAATTACCCAAACTTCATCAATtaccaacaaaaagaaaaaggatggcatttcttcttatttcttatcctataatttctactcaattttgtACATCAATTATATATAACCCATAAGATTAGAACAGTTCCAGGCTTTCACTCTACATGAATCAGGCATCAACCCTTTGTCTGAAGAATATTTCCCATTCTCTGACCAATCTTATCCCGCCAATTTACATCACGCGCATGATATGATGATTCCGTTTATCAATTTTTCCAGTGGTCTCATATTTTGATTAATGAAATTGGATATGGGAGATCTCATCCCTAGGTTGATTTTGTACTACTAACATACCCTATCATATTAAATCTGTACATACTTTTATATTAGGAGGTAGattgttttttagttttttactcaaaaaataataaattaattcatatacattagattaaagagtaaatcgATCTTTACTGTTAACATTTTCTTTATTACTATTAAACCCAACATAATTGATGAAATAACTAAGCAACTACATGTGACATGTCACAGATACCTCATACGAACACGGACCAATTTTAAACAATaagaataaatgaaaatattaataaaaagatatataattatttaatataacattcataaataaatttttctatatttaaataaaaaattaaaatacaatttaaacgttaatacaaaataaacaaaccTGCCTATGATCATTGAATTATTGCACATTTCTCCTAATTATAATTTCAACACGCAATTTGAAAATACTAATCCCTTATCTACATCTTATAGATATTTCAGATtgcaagttataattaaattaaatattaagaaaaaaacaaTACAAAATTGATTTTCCacacatttaataaataaatatacccACCATATAATTAATAGTAACGTCAGAAGACTAATTAATCAAAAGCCATCCTGTATTTACATTGATCTGTAattcatacaattttttttaaaatatttgttgaaacttctgccaaaaaaaaagagaaaaagggagagAGAACAGACAAGAATTACTAGGAGTGAAAATCAGTAAGGTTGAAGTTGAGCAGCTGAGCAGCTTATTCGCCTCCGCTTCATTGGAAAAACTTGCTGGAAACCTCCACCATTGGTGGCGGCTACATGCCACTCGTCCAACACCATCCCTTCCACCTCAAACTGTTGCACCGCACTAGACCCATCATATAAACACCCTTCTTGGAACCCGCCAAGACCAAGACCAGGACCCGGTGGTTTGGCTTTCCGGCGGCCAGCCCCAACGGGGACGTTCCGTAGGGCTCCACCTGCTGTCCAGTACCTTTGGCAACCTTTACAGAAATGTCTAGGCTGGTTAACGTTGTAGTTATTGAAGTAACAAAATTTGGTCTCCATGCTCCTGCATCTAGGGCAAGGTATGATCTTGTCTGGCCTCTTATCAACTGTCGGATGATCGGCTTTGTTAAGCTCTCCGTTTACTTGTCTTCCATGCAACGAAATTGTTGTTCCAAATAGCTTGATCCCTTGCCCGGATTCTTGGGTATCCATTGTTACCATTTAGATCAACAAACAGATATGATCAGACAGAAAGAGAGCGAGACAACGGACAAAAGATCAGGTAAGAGGGTTTCTTTGGTTTGGGGTTAAAGGGTGTTTGAGACTAGTCTTATATATATGCgtgagagagagggagagaaaaGGTAAAGAAAAAGTGAATGGAATTGAAGGGGAATGGCATTGGCATGTGAAGGGATGGAGTGGCCGCCAACGCCCAGAACCAGTTAGGTGGCGTGGAATAGTAGATGGTGAGCTTTTTCTCCACATCATCACTATTACTAACATTTAAAACCAAAAATCTTTTCCCAAAAGTGGGTCCCAATCAGGTAGGTTTGCTTACGAAGTGTCATATTGATTGAGAAGTTAGGAGAATAAATACAAATTAATAAAGAGATAAAATTTTGCTTCTTTAATGCTTGGACTTGTTTACGGGTCGTATTGTAACCtgattttttggtaaaattattatttaatcactTACAAGTtttattaaaatgtaaataaattaatttatgtacattaaattaaaaattaaattaatttcattcatttgtattgttaaaaattagtatGATTGATGGAATAAGAAAAAAGTGACATGTGACGTGCTATTTGTATCTTATGCTGAAGTACAATGACTAGTTTTTAACCGTAAAATtgaatagaattttttta comes from the Gossypium hirsutum isolate 1008001.06 chromosome A06, Gossypium_hirsutum_v2.1, whole genome shotgun sequence genome and includes:
- the LOC107962319 gene encoding dof zinc finger protein DOF1.5 codes for the protein MVTMDTQESGQGIKLFGTTISLHGRQVNGELNKADHPTVDKRPDKIIPCPRCRSMETKFCYFNNYNVNQPRHFCKGCQRYWTAGGALRNVPVGAGRRKAKPPGPGLGLGGFQEGCLYDGSSAVQQFEVEGMVLDEWHVAATNGGGFQQVFPMKRRRISCSAAQLQPY